The DNA region atactataaataagtTCGTAGATTTAGCGATGTTTATTAAGCCACTGGAACGAACATTTTCCCTTATTCCTGTATATAAGTaggaattttgaatttcaataatGATAGGACAAGTTGCAATTTGTTGAATGTCTTTACTACACAATGTATTCGTAAAAACAATTACCTTATAAgtaaaaatgaaatactttttagATACCACTAAGTCTGGAACCGGTGCAGCAGACTGATGTCTGTGAGAAGAGACTTTGGATTGGAAATTTGGATACTAGAGTTAATGAGTATGTTTCTACCTGTCTACTTgatagtattattaaaaatttgataccTATTTCAGGAAACtgcattaaaactaaattgtttataCTTTTGAGTAAGTTTTATGATTGGTAAATAGTTGTTACTTTGAAATTTTTACTTTCCTGTTATTTTTTCCTTACTTTGTtagataatgtaaattatttagttttgattCTTTAATTCTCATTGCTTAGCActtgtttaaaacataatacaaaaattcaagtttatttaactattCTCACTTTTTATTACCGGTATCAACTACTGAAAATGGTCCGTGTGTATGGTAATATTGAGAAGTTGGATATGTTATTCCAACGGAGTGGGCCGAATGCTGGTCAGCCAAGAGGGTTTGCCTTTGTGACATATAAGTTAAGGCAGGATGCTATAAAGGCAATGAGCTCCTTAAACGGTCAGCTTTTGGGAAACAAACGAATTTGTGTCAAGTTTGCTAAAAATGCTtcagtaagtaaattttttataaagtttttcctattttgtcatatttatttattttctagtaAATCACATATATACCTGATATGTCCTGTTTCATTTACATCACTAATTGGTCAATGCTTTTGATTGTAAGGTACAAGATACAATATGATTGAGTAGGTTTGGTTGTCTGAAAGAAATTGCTTTTTACAGTAAGGCCTATTTATATccattgttattattgttatgtaaatgAAGTGGTACTATTATTTACATCTATCTCAGTGAAAGctacataaatatacaataacagGCTACATTTACccatgttattaaaaatgaacatGATGAAGCAGCTTTGGTCTAGTCGCTTcagagtgcgactctcatctcaggtcgtaggttcgatccccggctgtgcaccagtggattttctttctatgt from Pieris brassicae chromosome 2, ilPieBrab1.1, whole genome shotgun sequence includes:
- the LOC123720028 gene encoding probable RNA-binding protein 18 gives rise to the protein MDSATIPLSLEPVQQTDVCEKRLWIGNLDTRVNEYQLLKMVRVYGNIEKLDMLFQRSGPNAGQPRGFAFVTYKLRQDAIKAMSSLNGQLLGNKRICVKFAKNASEDQEKPKPELGIPALTAGKPELKLSKKTAIQTIEAKLKLLENMKAGDDFVINKLAANEAPVITQYQLKQQQSNKTNSSFKRRHPYHRKR